From the Pedobacter cryoconitis genome, one window contains:
- a CDS encoding GMC oxidoreductase, with translation MEDSTYDAIVVGSGISGGWAAKELCEKGLKVLMLERGGPYDHIKDYKTAQKNPWEFEHRGATTAEQKKKYPVIHRGWAANEAVMDGWANEQDCPYTETKPFTWWRSYRMGGRSILWGRQSYRWSQLDFEGNEKDGIATPWPIGYADLAPWYDHVEKFAGISGSIENIAHLPDGHFLPPMELNCVEKDMAQRIKKEYHEKRHLIIGRVANLTAAIPGRTKCEFRNRCWEGCPFGGYFSTQSSTLPAAMKTGNLTVRPYSLVKQVLYDKNSKKATGVEILDTETNQTYEFKSKIVFLCASTLNTAWVLFNSATDVWPGGLGSSSGELGHNVMDHHYNVGASGSVEGFEDQYVFGRRANGFYIPRFVNLGGDKRDYLRGFGYQGGASREGWGREIAELNIGGDFKDALAEPGKWTIGATGFGEILPYHENKVSLDKNKKDKWGLPVLAMDAELKENEFKMRKDMKEEMRAMFDAAGIKNINTWDNGHALGHGIHEMGTARMGRDPKTSVLNKWNQVWDCMNVFVTDGACMTSSACQNPSLTYMALTARAVDYAVSELKKNNI, from the coding sequence ATGGAAGATAGTACATATGATGCGATTGTAGTCGGTTCCGGTATCAGCGGTGGCTGGGCGGCAAAGGAACTTTGTGAAAAAGGTTTAAAAGTCCTGATGTTAGAACGCGGAGGGCCTTATGATCATATCAAAGATTATAAGACGGCACAGAAAAATCCCTGGGAGTTTGAACACCGTGGTGCTACAACAGCCGAACAGAAAAAGAAATATCCTGTTATTCATCGCGGATGGGCAGCCAATGAGGCGGTAATGGATGGTTGGGCAAATGAACAGGATTGTCCTTATACGGAAACCAAACCATTTACCTGGTGGCGCAGTTACCGGATGGGCGGACGCTCTATTTTATGGGGCAGACAATCTTATCGCTGGAGTCAGCTGGACTTTGAAGGAAATGAGAAGGACGGTATTGCCACACCCTGGCCGATTGGTTATGCAGATCTTGCCCCATGGTATGACCATGTAGAGAAATTTGCAGGGATCAGTGGCTCTATAGAAAATATTGCGCATTTACCTGATGGACACTTTTTACCGCCTATGGAATTAAATTGTGTCGAGAAGGATATGGCACAAAGAATAAAAAAGGAGTACCATGAAAAGAGACATCTAATTATTGGGAGGGTGGCTAACCTGACCGCTGCCATTCCCGGAAGAACAAAATGTGAGTTTAGAAACCGCTGTTGGGAAGGATGTCCGTTTGGTGGTTATTTCAGTACACAATCATCTACTTTACCAGCGGCAATGAAAACCGGAAATCTTACGGTAAGACCTTATTCATTAGTGAAACAGGTGCTATATGACAAGAATTCAAAAAAGGCAACAGGAGTAGAGATACTCGATACAGAGACTAATCAGACTTATGAGTTCAAAAGCAAGATCGTTTTCTTATGCGCTTCTACATTAAATACAGCCTGGGTATTATTTAACTCTGCAACCGATGTCTGGCCGGGTGGTTTAGGAAGCAGCAGTGGTGAATTAGGGCATAACGTAATGGATCATCATTATAATGTAGGCGCTTCAGGATCTGTTGAGGGTTTTGAAGATCAGTATGTATTTGGCAGAAGAGCCAATGGATTCTATATCCCGAGATTTGTGAATTTAGGGGGTGATAAAAGAGATTACCTGCGTGGCTTCGGCTACCAGGGAGGTGCAAGCAGGGAAGGATGGGGCAGGGAGATTGCCGAACTGAATATTGGCGGCGATTTTAAGGATGCTTTAGCAGAACCGGGGAAATGGACAATCGGGGCAACCGGGTTTGGTGAAATCCTTCCTTATCACGAGAATAAAGTCTCTCTGGATAAAAATAAAAAAGATAAGTGGGGTTTGCCTGTGCTGGCTATGGATGCGGAGTTGAAGGAGAATGAGTTCAAAATGCGCAAAGACATGAAGGAAGAAATGAGGGCAATGTTTGATGCCGCAGGAATAAAAAATATCAATACCTGGGACAACGGGCATGCTTTAGGGCATGGTATCCATGAAATGGGAACAGCAAGAATGGGTAGAGATCCAAAGACCTCCGTTTTGAATAAATGGAACCAGGTTTGGGACTGCATGAATGTATTTGTGACTGATGGCGCTTGTATGACTTCTTCAGCTTGCCAGAACCCTTCGTTAACTTATATGGCTTTAACGGCAAGAGCGGTAGATTATGCCGTGAGTGAATTAAAGAAAAATAACATTTAA
- a CDS encoding AraC family transcriptional regulator — MKTLIQKIHVEEYNSFACRTYKTPDFETAWHKHLECELILITEGNGTALIGDYIGEYKQGDIFLLNTNVPHWFRKSQNIIIGSAIVIHFMRDFWGEGFLALPEMKNIAGLLDSENTGIQLQENLSDDVAVLIRQLEFAAGIERIQLLINCMQKISTSTQQKIITTAFDTMTSGEENSVIETIIDYSFKHFLDPISLKEVAGITSMSIPAFCRFFKKNIKKSYFDFIKEIRIGHACKLLRETNRPVLEICYDSGYNSWAHFSKQFKAVTRIPPSKYRKQHIK, encoded by the coding sequence ATGAAGACACTTATTCAGAAAATCCATGTGGAAGAATACAACTCTTTCGCTTGCCGGACTTACAAAACACCTGATTTTGAAACGGCCTGGCATAAGCACCTGGAATGTGAATTAATTCTGATTACCGAAGGAAACGGGACTGCATTGATAGGTGATTATATTGGAGAATATAAGCAAGGAGATATCTTTTTGCTCAATACAAACGTACCACACTGGTTTAGAAAATCACAGAATATCATCATTGGAAGCGCAATTGTAATTCATTTCATGAGAGATTTCTGGGGTGAAGGCTTTCTGGCCTTGCCGGAGATGAAAAATATAGCCGGGCTATTAGACAGTGAAAATACAGGGATTCAGCTCCAGGAAAACTTATCAGATGATGTCGCTGTATTGATCAGACAACTGGAATTTGCCGCAGGGATTGAGCGTATCCAGCTCCTGATTAATTGTATGCAGAAGATTAGTACTTCAACGCAGCAAAAGATTATTACGACTGCTTTTGATACGATGACCAGCGGTGAAGAAAATTCAGTCATTGAAACGATCATAGACTATTCCTTTAAGCATTTTCTGGATCCGATTTCTTTAAAAGAAGTAGCAGGGATTACCAGTATGTCCATTCCTGCATTCTGTCGTTTTTTTAAGAAGAATATTAAAAAAAGTTATTTTGATTTCATAAAAGAGATCAGGATCGGGCATGCCTGTAAATTATTAAGAGAAACAAACCGGCCTGTTTTAGAAATATGTTATGATAGTGGTTATAACAGCTGGGCACATTTTAGCAAGCAGTTTAAGGCGGTTACCAGGATCCCTCCATCAAAATATAGAAAGCAACATATCAAATAA
- a CDS encoding DoxX family protein: protein MKIVKTVLCILFGLMFINAGLNKFFNYMPMPKMSAEQMKLMEAFVRISWLMPLTGIVEIIGGLLFMLPKYRALGAIVILPVMVGIIVHNAIFEPSGLVIALPFFLINLWIIGANWYKYKPMINE, encoded by the coding sequence ATGAAAATCGTAAAAACTGTACTCTGTATCCTGTTCGGTCTGATGTTTATCAATGCCGGATTAAACAAATTCTTTAATTACATGCCCATGCCAAAAATGAGCGCGGAGCAAATGAAGCTCATGGAAGCTTTTGTTAGAATTTCCTGGCTGATGCCCTTAACAGGAATTGTTGAAATTATAGGTGGCCTGCTGTTTATGCTACCGAAGTACAGAGCGCTGGGCGCTATTGTTATTTTGCCAGTTATGGTAGGTATTATAGTTCATAATGCTATTTTCGAACCAAGTGGTCTGGTTATCGCCTTGCCATTTTTCCTGATCAATCTTTGGATAATCGGAGCTAATTGGTACAAATACAAACCAATGATCAATGAATAA
- a CDS encoding DUF1080 domain-containing protein, with protein sequence MKSKISFSLFIALTFLFVNQSSAQKGWIDLFNGKDLKDWNIKISKHNYNENYANTFRVEDGLMKVSYDGYKDFDQQYGHIFYKKPFSYYLLKITYRFVGEQAKGGEGWAYRNSGAMLHGQAPETMLKDQDFPISVEGQLLGGDGTHDRHTSNVCTPGTQIVYEGKLFTPHCLDSRSKTYAGDQWVTAEFLVLGDSVIKHIIDKEVVLEYTKPQIGGGNVSNYDPKIKVDGKALTGGYISLQSESHPIEFKKVRLYNLEPYAKNKTDLAQVIAKVLNE encoded by the coding sequence ATGAAATCAAAAATCAGCTTTTCGCTTTTTATTGCGCTTACTTTTTTATTTGTAAACCAATCCTCCGCTCAAAAAGGCTGGATTGATCTTTTTAATGGAAAAGATCTGAAAGACTGGAATATTAAAATTTCCAAGCATAACTATAACGAGAATTATGCAAATACCTTTCGTGTAGAAGACGGGCTGATGAAAGTAAGTTATGACGGTTATAAAGATTTCGATCAGCAATATGGCCATATATTTTATAAAAAACCTTTCTCTTATTATCTGTTAAAAATAACCTATCGTTTTGTTGGTGAACAGGCTAAAGGAGGAGAAGGCTGGGCTTATCGAAATAGCGGAGCTATGCTGCATGGGCAGGCACCTGAAACTATGCTGAAGGATCAGGATTTTCCAATTTCTGTAGAAGGACAGCTTCTGGGTGGTGATGGCACACACGATCGCCATACCAGCAATGTCTGCACGCCCGGTACGCAGATCGTGTATGAAGGAAAACTCTTTACCCCACATTGTTTAGATTCCAGATCAAAAACTTATGCTGGTGATCAATGGGTTACTGCTGAATTCTTAGTTTTAGGAGATTCCGTAATTAAACATATTATTGATAAAGAAGTAGTGCTTGAATATACAAAACCTCAGATCGGTGGGGGGAATGTATCCAACTACGATCCGAAAATCAAAGTAGATGGCAAAGCGTTGACCGGCGGCTACATTTCTTTACAAAGCGAAAGTCATCCTATTGAATTTAAAAAGGTAAGGCTCTATAATCTGGAGCCTTACGCAAAAAATAAGACCGATTTAGCTCAGGTCATTGCAAAGGTTTTAAACGAATAA